In the genome of Acidimicrobiales bacterium, the window GCCGACCGCGTTGCCGCCGCCTGCGTGCGGCGCAGGTGAGCGGCGGCACCGATCTTGCTCAGATTGCAGTACGTGCCGACGGCACGATGGATCGCATACAGCATGAACGGACGCCGCCAGGTGGGGGTCATGCTGATCGGTCCGAACCTCCGCAGTCGACCAAGACGGAGAGCCGTGTTGCCTTGAGCTGGCCGTTCGAGCGGAATCAGATCGGGAGCGTTTGGTGGCCGAGGGTCGGTTGGTGCGAGCGTCGGCGCCATGGCGCCTACCCGAGCCCGTTTCCGCCTCGGCCGGTGAGCCGACCACCGAGGAGGTGCTCGCCGAGCTTCGCGGCGAACGGCTCTGAAGCGACCATGATCTACATGGACTCCTCGGCCCTCCTCAAGCTCATCCACCCGGAACAGGAGACGCCTGCCCTCAGAGAGTGGCTGGCAGGACGGGGGGATCGAAGGGTCGCTACACTACTTGCGTGAGTGCGCAGCCAGTTGTGGAGCCAGGAAACGAGCAGTTCGGGCTCGCCGTCGAGACCTTCAAGCTGCTCGGCGACGTGACTCGCCTGAAGATCCTGTGGGCGCTACTCCACAGCGAGCATTCCGTGGGGGAGCTCGCCGGTCATGTCGAGGCACAACCGCCGGCTGTGTCTCAGCACCTGGCGAAGCTGCGGGCCGCCCGACTGGTGCGGGTCCGTCGGGATGGAAACCGGATCTTCTACGCCGCTGAGAACGCCCATGTCCGCCATCTGGTCGAGGAGGCGCTGTCCCATACCGAGCATCTTGTCGGTGCCGCCGTCCATGGCGAGCTTGGCGAGCCCGCTTCGACGGGGCGAAGGCAACGCGGCGCATGACATCCGATGAGGCGCCGCGGGGCACATCCCACGCCCAAGACCACCGGCACCGCGGTGGTGTCCGAGGTCTTGTCACCAGAATCCTGCGGCCCCACAGCCATGATGCTGCCGACTCCGTCGACTCCGCCCTGGAGGCGAGTCGGGAGGGAATGACCGCCCTCAAGATCTCCCTCGGCGGCTTGGCTGCAACCGCCGTAGTTCAGGTCGTCATCTTCATCATCTCGGGCTCGGTGGCCCTTCTGGCCGACACCATCCACAACTTCGCCGATGCGCTCACGGCCCTGCCACTGGGCCTGGCCTTCTGGTTGGCACGACGGCCGGCG includes:
- a CDS encoding metalloregulator ArsR/SmtB family transcription factor, with the translated sequence MSAQPVVEPGNEQFGLAVETFKLLGDVTRLKILWALLHSEHSVGELAGHVEAQPPAVSQHLAKLRAARLVRVRRDGNRIFYAAENAHVRHLVEEALSHTEHLVGAAVHGELGEPASTGRRQRGA